One Solanum lycopersicum chromosome 2, SLM_r2.1 genomic region harbors:
- the LOC138342150 gene encoding uncharacterized protein, protein MAANYTNKQLMEFLIKSFTFVPYEEQVFGLADLYGKEKVSQILGTNNTDHYVFTLLQKKKEDGKYFSRAIAGGVWKEYGTAESLEDSEGSQIGIMKKYRLVEDNYVWTMKEYSLTESKRNELKQKYEYTAHDEFVMCHIRMKANFPVSSSSQCQENQDSALVPSDDMKESQLPAVIEEECSVSVSQKNALVHQESPSAKEEEYSVSGVHQGTPSAKEEEHSVSGVHQGTPSAKEEEHSVSGVHQETPSAKEEEHSVSGVHQENPSAKEEEHSVSGVHQETPSAKEEEYTVSGVHQETPSAKEEEYSISGVHQETPSAKEEEYSISGVHQETPSAKEEEYSISGVHQETPSAKVEDSVSGVHQETSSAKEEE, encoded by the coding sequence ATGGCTGCGAATTATACTAATAAACAACTGATGGAGTTTCTTATCAAATCTTTTACCTTTGTGCCTTATGAGGAGCAAGTATTTGGACTTGCAGATTTGTATGGCAAGGAGAAGGTATCTCAGATATTGGGGACGAATAATACTGATCATTATGTCTTCACTCTgttacagaaaaagaaagaggatgGTAAGTACTTCAGCAGGGCGATTGCAGGCGGCGTATGGAAAGAATATGGCACAGCTGAATCACTTGAAGATAGTGAAGGATCACAGATTGGGATTATGAAAAAATACCGCTTAGTTGAAGACAATTATGTCTGGACTATGAAAGAATATAGCCTTACTGAAAGTAAACGAAACGAGttgaaacaaaaatatgaatatacagCTCATGACGAATTTGTTATGTGTCACATTAGGATGAAGGCCAATTTTCCTGTCAGTTCTTCGTCACAATGTCAAGAAAATCAAGATTCGGCTCTAGTTCCATCTGATGACATGAAAGAATCCCAATTGCCTGCTGTAATTGAAGAAGAATGCTCTGTTTCTGTTAGTCAGAAGAATGCTCTGGTTCATCAAGAATCTCCCtctgcaaaagaagaagaatactCTGTTTCTGGGGTTCATCAAGGAACTCCCtctgcaaaagaagaagaacactCTGTTTCTGGGGTTCATCAAGGAACTCCCtctgcaaaagaagaagaacactCTGTTTCTGGGGTTCATCAAGAAACTCCCtctgcaaaagaagaagaacactCTGTTTCTGGGGTTCATCAAGAAAATCCCtctgcaaaagaagaagaacactCTGTTTCTGGGGTTCATCAAGAAACTCCCtctgcaaaagaagaagaatacaCTGTTTCTGGGGTTCATCAAGAAACTCCCtctgcaaaagaagaagaatactCTATTTCTGGGGTTCATCAAGAAACTCCCtctgcaaaagaagaagaatactCTATTTCTGGGGTTCATCAAGAAACTCCCtctgcaaaagaagaagaatactCTATTTCTGGGGTTCATCAAGAAACTCCCTCTGCAAAAGTAGAAGACTCTGTTTCTGGGGTGCATCAAGAAACTTCCtctgcaaaagaagaagaataa
- the LOC138341722 gene encoding L10-interacting MYB domain-containing protein-like, which produces MVRRRVHDPAKDVWSSPNWPPRIEKMFVGSLVEEMKYHLDVMPSNFHDQAWENVVKDLNRCSGWDFDKAELKKHLTILRKRYRIVRPLYNHGGFGWNSRKKMVVVDDSVWAEYIEVHPEIAPYRKYGCPIYKELCHIFTRPKATGELSVSSMYPRSNPSERNKRKLTEPPKSGSNKRSSVGPNNPKRSKSSDMDQNQNQKDDPYSIASCVVALNDTPGVDRRLYNAAMDLFEHKNWRETFVTMKMDKRLSWLKAMIPRKT; this is translated from the exons ATGGTTCGTCGTCGCGTCCATGATCCTGCTAAAGATGTCTGGTCAAGTCCTAATTGGCCTCCGCGAATAGAAAAAATGTTTGTTGGTTCATTGGTAGAGGAAATGAAATATCATCTGGATGTAATGCCAAGTAATTTTCATGATCAAGCATGGGAAAATGTTGTTAAGGACTTAAATAGATGTAGCGGTTGGGATTTTGATAAGGCAGAGCTGAAGAAACATCTGACTATATTGAGAAAACGTTATCGAATCGTGAGGCCACTTTACAACCACGGTGGATTTGGTTGGAATAGTCGGAAAAAGATGGTTGTCGTTGATGATAGCGTGTGGGCTGAGTACATAGAG GTACATCCTGAGATAGCACCATATAGAAAATATGGCTGCCCTATATACAAGGAGTTGTGTCATATTTTTACGAGACCAAAAGCAACCGGGGAATTATCTGTTTCTTCTATGTATCCTCGAAGCAACCCTAGCGAACGAAACAAACGTAAATTGACAGAGCCACCAAAATCCGGTTCCAATAAGAGGAGTAGTGTTGGTCCTAACAATCCAAAACGATCAAAGAGCAGTGACATGGATCAGAATCAGAATCAGAAAGATGATCCGTATTCAATAGCTAGCTGTGTTGTGGCTCTAAACGATACACCAGGAGTTGATCGGAGGCTATATAATGCTGCTATGGACTTGTTTGAACACAAAAATTGGAGAGAAACATTTGTGACAATGAAAATGGATAAAAGATTGAGTTGGTTGAAGGCCATGATTCCTAGAAAAACATGA
- the LOC104646071 gene encoding F-box protein At5g49610-like produces MDGRSKIPYLPADIINSILLQLPVKSLSRFKSCCKSWHCCIDDADFIKSHLRNSSVDISRQKFVLVHLKPSPSTYKFEIVSTEASINADSKVVPGYSMILFNPALGKYKLIPNSLFSRKKRSRCSDTSPIFGFAYDFVADDYKVICAYYLINYLHSNQVSLNSVIHRMSHNREVISFHLVDEKFTVTAVPKACGEQPTLHALGDGMCVFTTVGEESLIWSLEKDRWNCINKFHTLPSLIGMPIWPDVKPYTVGLFLFVKENGNILWRNHDGPFIEYHVRKNEYTEFKSIQIPPLVSSKALYVESLVSLKIPWD; encoded by the exons ATGGACGGCCGCTCAAAAATTCCCTATTTGCCTGCAGATATTATCAACTCGATCTTATTACAGCTTCCTGTGAAATCTCTTTCACGATTCAAAAGTTGTTGTAAATCATGGCATTGTTGTATCGATGATGCCGACTTCATCAAGTCACATCTACGTAACTCATCTGTTGATATTAGTCGTCAAAAATTTGTCTTGGTTCACTTGAAACCATCTCCAAGTACatacaaatttgaaattgtGTCAACGGAAGCATCGATTAATGCTGATTCAAAAGTTGT TCCTGGCTATAGCATGATATTATTCAATCCTGCACTTGGAAAATACAAACTCATTCCGAATTCTCTTTTCAGTCGAAAGAAAAGAAGTCGTTGTTCGGATACATCTCCAATATTTGGTTTTGCCTATGATTTTGTGGCTGATGATTACAAGGTTATATGTGCTTATTACTTGATAAAC TACCTACACAGTAATCAAGTTTCACTAAACAGTGTCATTCACAGGATGTCACACAACAGGGAAGTTATATCATTCCATCTAGTAGACGAAAAATTTACTGTAACGGCAGTGCCAAAAGCATGTGGGGAACAGCCAACGTTACATGCATTGGGGGATGGCATGTGCGTTTTCACAACGGTTGGCGAGGAAAGTTTGATTTGGTCGCTGGAGAAAGATAGGTGGAATTGTATCAACAAGTTTCATACTTTACCCTCACTCATTGGAATGCCTATATGGCCAGATGTTAAACCCTACACAGTAGGTCTCTTCCTATTTGTTAAGGAGAATGGGAACATACTATGGAGAAATCATGATGGTCCTTTTATTGAGTATCATGTGCGGAAAAATGAATATACTGAGTTTAAGTCGATACAAATTCCGCCTTTGGTGTCAAGTAAGGCTTTGTACGTGGAAAGCTTAGTTTCTTTGAAGATTCCGTGGGATTGA
- the LOC101253057 gene encoding tryptophan aminotransferase-related protein 4-like yields MSSLDLKWKVLFSVSVIVNFTCIVLVIFHSETTHLSWTRKTATEAEKVASISCSGHGRAYLDGLVLREDGKPICECNACFTGPDCSLFKPSCAVDVDSGNPMFLEPFWKQNAGSSGVMVAGWHRMGYEFEDGSLISKQLESVIHKLHETVGNANTSNKYIVFGVGSTQLLNAAVYALSHHNSNSSPTKVVASAPYYPVYKSQTELLDSKKYKFSGDTSSWKNKTRSSRTNFIEFVTCPNNPDGHLNKAVLQGKFARHVYDLAYYWPHYTAIPSPMDEDLMLFTLSKLTGHAGSRFGWAIVKDKDVYERMVEYIDLNTYGIPRETQLRALKLLNVVLQGDRREIFRFAHTIMKTRWEKLAEILSTSKLFSMEQLPSQHCAFSKQVRPTSPAFAWLKCEAEEDEECHNVLREANIIGRKGAVFGVENRYVRLSVVNSRDDFDLLLQRLQDLVSKH; encoded by the exons atgtCGTCATTAGATTTAAAGTGGAAAGTGTTATTTAGCGTTTCAGTAATTGTCAATTTTACATGTATTGTGTTGGTAATATTTCATAGTGAGACGACGCACCTAAGCTGGACAAGAAAAACCGCTACAGAAGCAGAGAAAGTTGCGTCTATTAGTTGTTCAGGACATGGAAGAGCTTATTTAGACGGCTTAGTACTCAGAGAAGACGGAAAACCGATTTGTGAGTGCAATGCATGCTTTACTGGCCCTGATTGCTCTCTCTTTAAACCCAGTTGCGCGGTTGATGTAGACAG CGGAAACCCTATGTTTTTAGAGCCATTTTGGAAGCAAAATGCAGGGAGTAGTGGTGTAATGGTAGCTGGATGGCATAGAATGGGCTATGAATTTGAGGATGGTTCGCTCATTTCTAAGCAATTGGAGAGTGTAATACACAAGTTACATGAAACTGTAGGAAATGCAAACACATCAAACAAGTACATAGTATTCGGCGTTGGCTCAACTCAACTTCTTAATGCCGCGGTGTATGCTCTTTCCCATCACAACTCCAATTCATCGCCTACCAAAGTTGTTGCTTCTGCCCCTTACTATCCTGTTTACAAATCACAAACAGAGCTATTGGATTCGAAAAAGTATAAGTTTAGTGGAGATACATCGTCTTGGAAAAACAAAACAAGGAGTAGTAGAACTAATTTCATTGAGTTTGTGACATGTCCAAACAATCCAGATGGGCACTTAAACAAGGCAGTTCTTCAAGGAAAATTTGCAAGACATGTATACGATTTAGCTTACTATTGGCCACATTACACCGCAATTCCAAGTCCTATGGATGAAGATCTCATGTTATTTACACTTTCAAAGCTCACTGGTCATGCTGGTAGCAGATTTGG ATGGGCTATAGTCAAAGACAAAGATGTATACGAAAGAATGGTGGAATACATAGATTTAAACACTTATGGTATTCCGCGTGAAACTCAATTGAGAGCTTTAAAACTCTTAAACGTTGTGTTACAAGGAGATAGAAGAGAAATATTTCGATTTGCCCATACAATTATGAAGACTAGATGGGAAAAGCTCGCGGAGATCTTGTCTACTTCAAAACTATTCTCAATGGAACAACTTCCCTCCCAACATTGTGCATTTTCCAAACAAGTTAGGCCAACTTCTCCAG CTTTTGCGTGGTTAAAATGTGAAgcggaagaagatgaagagtgTCACAACGTGCTGAGGGAAGCTAATATTATTGGTCGAAAAGGCGCTGTATTTGGAGTTGAAAATCGTTATGTTCGTCTTAGTGTTGTGAATAGCAGAGATGATTTCGATTTATTGCTGCAACGACTACAAGATTTAGTGTCTAAACACTGA